Proteins encoded within one genomic window of Choristoneura fumiferana chromosome 28, NRCan_CFum_1, whole genome shotgun sequence:
- the Zip102B gene encoding zinc/iron regulated transporter-related protein 102B — MDGTWVLILLALVMLVGSYVAGSIPLNVSMSEDKLKKVTVFGAGLLVGTALAVIIPEGVRSLFSERSAPTVVTKDFTAQPPLHEEHDLHTVIGISLVLGFVFMLLVDQLSSRYNDATNPLERNMTATVGLVVHAAADGVALGAAATTAHADVELIVFLAIMLHKAPAAFGLVTFLLHAGLDRNRIRKHLLVFSCAAPLLALLTYFGIGNESKQTLSEFNATGIAMLFSAGTFLYVATVHVLPELTQQSHTHALLPSQEGGKGFGGLPLCEVVILAVGAMLPAFLTMGHEH; from the exons ATGGACGGGACTTGGGTGCTTATTTTGCTGGCACTGGTGATGCTGGTGGGATCCTATGTAGCTGGCAGTATACCCTTGAATGTCAGCATGTCTGAG GACAAGCTGAAGAAAGTGACAGTGTTTGGGGCAGGCCTGCTTGTGGGCACGGCCCTGGCTGTGATCATCCCTGAAGGCGTCCGCTCGTTGTTCAGCGAGCGCTCCGCCCCAACAGTTGTCACCAAGGACTTCACAGCGCAGCCGCCCCTGCATGAGGAACATGACTTGCACACTGTCATCGGGATCTCATTGGTGCTAG GCTTCGTGTTCATGCTGCTGGTGGACCAGCTGTCTTCGCGGTACAACGACGCGACCAACCCGCTCGAGCGAAACATGACGGCCACCGTCGGACTGGTCGTGCACGCCGCAG CGGACGGCGTGGCGCTAGGGGCAGCCGCAACGACCGCGCACGCGGACGTCGAGCTGATTGTGTTCTTGGCCATCATGCTGCACAAGGCGCCCGCCGCCTTCGGACTGGTCACCTTCCTGTTGCACGCGGGGCTCGACAG GAACCGCATCAGGAAGCATCTGCTAGTATTCTCGTGCGCGGCGCCGCTGCTCGCGCTCCTCACATACTTCGGCATCGGCAACGAGAGCAAACAGACGCTCAGCGAGTTCAACGCCACCG GCATAGCCATGTTATTCTCGGCCGGCACATTCCTCTACGTGGCGACGGTCCACGTGCTCCCCGAACTTACGCAACAGTCGCACACGCACGCGCTACTGCCCTCCCAGGAGGGGGGCAAAGGGTTCGGCGGGCTGCCCCTCTGCGAGGTGGTAATACTGGCTGTGGGCGCGATGTTGCCGGCCTTCCTTACCATGGGACATGAGCATTAG